ACGCGGCTCGGCGGCGATGATCTGCACGTCCGGCACCTTCTCGCGCAGGTACCGCCCGGTGCCCATCAGCGTGCCCGTGGTGCCCAGGCCCGCGACGAAGTGCGTGAGGGTCGGCAGGTCGCGCAGCAGCTCCGGGCCGGTGCCCTCGTAGTGCGCCTGCGCGTTGGCCGGGTTGCCGTACTGGTAGAGCATCACCCAGTCGGGGTACTGCTCGGCGAGCTGCTTCGCCGTGGCGACGGCCTGGTTCGAACCGCCTGCCGCCGGCGAGAAGATGATCCGCGCGCCGAACATCTCCAGCAGTTGCCGCCGCTCGATCGAGGTGTTCTCCGGCATCACGCAGACCAGCCCGTAGCCGTGCAGCTTTGCCGCCATCGCCAGCGAGATCCCGGTGTTGCCCGACGTCGGCTCCAGGATCGTGCAGCCGGGCGTGAGCCGCCCGTCCGCCTCGGCCGCGCGGATCATCGCCAGGGCGGCGCGGTCCTTGATCGAGCCGGTCGGGTTGCGGTCCTCGAGCTTGGCCCACAGGCGCACCGGTGCCGCACCCTCCCAGGCGGGCGAGAGGTGCGGCAACCCGACGAGCGGGGTGTTCCCCAGCGCGTCGAGCAGCGAGTCGTAGCGGGCCATCGCGTGTGTCGTGTCGCAGTCGCCGTCAGCCGCCCGCGACCGCCGGCAGCACCGTGACGGCATCGCCGTCCTTGAGCGCGGTGTCCAGCGAACCGGTGAAGCGGACGTCCTCGTCGTTGACGTACACGTTCACGAACCGGTGCAGGCCGCCGTCCTCGGTGATCAGCCGTCCCTTGAGGCCCGGGTAGCTGGCGTCCAGGTCGTCGATCAGCGCGGAAAGGGTGTCACCAGTGGCCGATACGGCCTTCTCGCCCTTGGTGTACGTGCGGAGGATGGTCGGGATCTTGACCTCGATGGCCATGCTGCTGCTGCTCCTGTCGAAGGGAATGCTCGGTAGGTGAACGCATGCTGGTGCCTGAATCGTCCCACCAGCGGTCCGGGTGGCCGAACTCACGGCGGGCGGACGGGGTCAGTGACAGTCGTAGCGGACGTCGGCGGCGCGGTGCCCGAGCAGTGCCCGCTCGATCGCGATCTCACGCATCGGGCTCGACCACCTCGACCGGTTCCTCGGTGACCTCGCCGTCGAGGATGCGGAACGAGCGGAACTCCGTCTCGTCCTCGGACCGCGTGGACACCAGCACGTAGTGCGCGTTCGGCTCCTGCGCGTAGGCGATGTCGGTGCGTGACGGGTACGCCTCGGTGGCGGTGTGCGAGTGGTAGATGACCACCGGCTCCTCGTCGTTCGCCTCCAGCTCCTTGTACAGCTGCAGCAGGTCGGCGGAGTCGAACTCGTAGAACGTGGGCGAGCGGGCGGCGTTGAGCATCGGGATGAACCGGACCGGGCGGTCACTGCCCTCCGGGCCGGCCACGACACCGCACGCCTCGTCCGGGTGGTCCCGGCGGGCATGCGCCACGATCGCGTCGTGGGTCGCTCGCTCGATCCGCAGCACGCCGTCCACGATACCGGCGGTGCTCAGGGCAGCTGGGCGCGGACCAGCGCGTCCTGCACGCCGGTCAGATATGCGTAGATCGCTCGGGGCATCGCGTCCGGGCCGTCCGGCCGGAAGTCGAAGTCGTCGTCCTCGGTGATCCCGATCCGGGTCCCGATCGCCAGCCGCATGTCGTTGAGCACCCGCAGCCAGCGCTCGGCGGCGGCCTGGTCGAGCGTGACGTCCAGCTTGCCGCGCCCGGAGCCCGCAGCGGCCAGCTCGGCCAGGCACTGCTCGGCGCGACCCAGCCGCTCCTCCCGCAGCGACTGCTCGGTCAGCGAACGGAACGCATCCGCTGCCTCCGGGTTGTCCTGGTACCCGTCGGGGTAGAGCCGGCGGTACACCGGGTCGCTGGTGTCCAGGCCGTCCGGGTGCAGCGCCGAGACGAGGTCGGCGACGAGCGAGGCCAGCGTGTCCGCCTCGGGAGCGCCGAGCCGCACGCGGATGCCGCCGTCGCCGCGCGAGACCTTCACTGCTGTTCCAGCGTCGCCCAGAGGCCGTACCCGTGCAGGGTGGACACGTCCAGCTCCATCCGCTCGCGGGTGCCGCTGGACACCACCGCCCTGCCCTTCTGGTGCACGTCGAGCATCAACTTCTCCGCCTTCGCCTTGGGATAGCCGAACACGGTCATGAACACGTGCGTGACGTAGGACATCAAGTTGATCGGATCGTTCCAGACGATCGTGATCCATGGCCGGTCTGGGTCGGCGACGGTCTCGGCGACCGACTGCTCCCGCGCCTCCCGCTGCGGCGTGAGCGTTCCTGCCATGACGCCCATGGTGTCACGTCCGGCAGGATGGGCGCGTGACGTGTGCACCCGCGACGAGCAGCGCGCTGCTGACCGACCGCTACGAGCTGACAATGCTCGACTCCGCGCTGCGCGACGGCACCGCGCACCGGCCGTGCCTGTTCGAGGTGTTCGCGCGGCGGCTGCCGGAGGGTCGCCGCTACGGGGTCGTCGCCGGGATCGGTCGGCTGGTCGAGGAGATAGCCCGGTTCCGCTTCGACGAGCAGACGCTGGAGTTCCTGCGCGCCGCGCGGGTACTGGACGAGGCCGGCCTGGACTACCTCGCGAGCTACCGGTTCACCGGCAACATCGACGGGTACCCCGAGGGCGAGCTGTACTTCCCGTACTCGCCGATCCTGACGTTGTCCGGCAGCTTCGCCGACGCGGTGGTGCTCGAGACGCTGGTGCTCTCGATCCTCAACCACGACAGCGCGGTCGCCTCAGCCGCGGCCCGCATGGTCACCGCCGCGGCGGGCCGGCCGATCATCGAGATGGGTTCGCGGCGCACCCACGAGCAGGCGGCCGTGGCGGCAGCGCGGGCCGCCTACCTGGCCGGCTTCGAGGCGACGTCCAACCTGCGCGCGAGCCGGCTGTACGGGGTGCCGACGACCGGAACGGCGGCGCACGCGTTCACCCTGCTGCACGACGACGAGCGCGCGGCGTTCGCCTCGCAGGTGGCCACGCTCGGCGCGAACACCACGCTGCTGGTGGACACCTACGACATCGCGCGCGGCATCGAACTCGCCGTCGAGGTAGCCGGGACGCAGCTCGGCGCGATCCGCATCGACTCCGGCGACCTGGGCGTCACTGCCCGGCACGCCCGCGAGCAGCTCGACGCGCTCGGTGCGCGGTCCACCAAGATCGTGGTGAGCGGCGACCTGGACGAGTTCGCCATGGCCGCGCTCGCGGCTGCCCCGGTGGACGCCTACGGCGCGGGCACCGCCGTGGTCACCGGGTCCGGCGCCCCGACGGCGAACCTGGTCTACAAGCTGGTCGAGGTCGACGGGCGCCCGGTGGCCAAGCGCTCGGAGCACAAGGCCAGCGTGGGTGGCCGCAAGACCGCGCGGCGCGCGCACAAGCCGACCGGGACGGCGATCGAGGAGATCGTGATCAGCGGGCCGGCCGCCGAGCCCGGCGAGGGCGAGCGGCTGATCCAGCGGCCGCTGCTGCGCGGCGGTGAGCCGGTCGCTGACCTGCCGACGCTGGCCGACTCGCGCGAGCACCTGCGCGCCGCCACGGTGACGCTGCCCTGGGACGGCCTCAAGCTGAGCCGTGGCGAGCCGGCCATCCCGACCCGCCTGGTCCCCTGATCACCTAGCGTGGTGTGATGGCGAGCGCGGTGATCGTGGTGGACGTGCAGAACGACTTCTGCGAAGGCGGTTCGCTGGCCGTGGCCGGCGGCACCGACGTTGCCGTCGCGATCAGCGCCCGCCTCGGCGAGGGCGGCTACGACCACGCGGTCGCCACCCGGGACCACCACGTCGATCCCGGCGCCCACTTCGCCGAGGCACCCGACTACGTCCGGAGCTGGCCGGCGCACTGCGTGGTGGGCACTGCAGGCGCCGAACTGCACCCGGCCCTGGACACCTCGCAGATCGAGGCGATCTTCGACAAGGGCGAGTACGCGGCCGCCTACTCCGGGTTCGAGGGCAGTTCGGACGGCACGTCGCTCGCGGACTGGCTGCGCGCCCGCGATGTGGACGCGGTCGAGGTGGTCGGCATCGCCACCGACCACTGCGTGCGGGCCACCGCGCTGGACGCCGCGCGGTCCGGTTTCGCCACCACGGTCCGGCTCGACCTCACCGCGGGAGTGGCCGCCGAGACGGTGCAGCGCGCGCAGGCCGAACTCGCCGACGCCGGGGTCAGGCTCGTCGGCACCCCGATCGTGCGTGCCTGACCGGTCACCGGGGCTGGGTCAGGTCAGCACCACCCGATAGCCTCCCTGCCATGACGCAGCCGCCGTACGACCCGCAGATGGGTCCGATGACCACCCGCTTCGCCAAGCTCGACCCGGGTCCCAACGATCGATTCGGCGTCATCGGCGGGCTCATCGCAGTGCTCGGCACGGTGCTTGCTCTCATCGCGTTCCTCGCGGTGAACTGGTTCGACGACGGCGGCAGATCACACTTCTCGGACACCCACCGGGCAGTGGAGGCGCTCGACAGCGCGGGCGCGGCGAACGGGCTCGCGGTGGCCTTCTTCGGCTGGCTGGCCTGGGTCTCGCTGATCATCGTGCTGGCCGTGGCACTGCTGGCGAACGTGCCGAACCCGCTGTCCGGCGCACTGCGCGGGATCGGGTTCGTGCTGGGGCTGGGCGGAGCCGCACTGACCTTCGCTTCCATCAAGCTGAGCAGCGGCACCCTCGCTGGCGACACCACCACGTACGGCGACTACCTCAAGCACGCGGGTACCGGGTTCTGGCTCACGGTGGCCGGCTTCGTGGTCATGGGCATCGGCGCCGTCATCGGCCCGCGCCGGGCCTGACAGCGCGGCGACGCCCCGCGTCGACAGTCGTTCCCGACGGCCTGGGCGTCGCACCCGTCGCCCGGCTCAGGCCAGCCGGAGGATGCTCTTGCCGTGCGTGCCGCCGGCGGCGAGACGCGCCAGTGCCGCATCCAGTTCGTGGAGCGCAAACTCCGCGGTGATGTCGATGCGAATGTCCCCGGAGGTCACAGTCTCGAGAGCCGCTCGGGCGCTGGCCGCCAGGCGCTCGGGGTCGGAGTGGCTGAGCAGGTTGCTGTTGTACGTCAAGAGCGACTTCCCTTGCATGAGAAGGGCGTTGACGTCGACCTCGACCGGGGCGAGCGTTGCGATGTTGCCGTAAGCCACCAGGCGGCCATGCGGTGCCAATCGTTCGATGTTGAGCAGCCGGACGGTGCCGCCGATGGGGTCGAGGATGACGTCGAAAGCCTCGCTGTCCAGCGCGGCCGGAAACGAGTCGGCCAGGATGATCAGGTCGTAGGGGAACTGCGACGCGTACGCCCGCTGGGCCTCATCGACGACGACACCGACCACCCGGCCGGCTCCGGCACGGGCAGCATATTGCGCCGCGAGGGCGCCCACGCCGCCGGCGGCGGCGTGAACGAGAACGCGCTCGCCGGTCTGCACCCGTCCGACCTCGTTGATTAGCGCATATGCGGTGGGCGTTACCCAGCCGAAACCGGCAGCGACGCGCACATCGGTGTCACCGACATCGAACGTCAGGGTCGCGTCGGCCAAGGCGATCTCGGCGAACGCGCCCGCCCGGGTGAGGG
This genomic stretch from Jatrophihabitans cynanchi harbors:
- a CDS encoding quinone oxidoreductase family protein yields the protein MIVTDVDEPSPRAKEVAIRVDYAGIQWGDLLTRQGHFPLPRPFFPGYEAAGEIIAVGDEVDDHRIGQRVAALTRAGAFAEIALADATLTFDVGDTDVRVAAGFGWVTPTAYALINEVGRVQTGERVLVHAAAGGVGALAAQYAARAGAGRVVGVVVDEAQRAYASQFPYDLIILADSFPAALDSEAFDVILDPIGGTVRLLNIERLAPHGRLVAYGNIATLAPVEVDVNALLMQGKSLLTYNSNLLSHSDPERLAASARAALETVTSGDIRIDITAEFALHELDAALARLAAGGTHGKSILRLA
- the clpS gene encoding ATP-dependent Clp protease adapter ClpS, translated to MAGTLTPQREAREQSVAETVADPDRPWITIVWNDPINLMSYVTHVFMTVFGYPKAKAEKLMLDVHQKGRAVVSSGTRERMELDVSTLHGYGLWATLEQQ
- a CDS encoding nicotinate phosphoribosyltransferase, which translates into the protein MLDSALRDGTAHRPCLFEVFARRLPEGRRYGVVAGIGRLVEEIARFRFDEQTLEFLRAARVLDEAGLDYLASYRFTGNIDGYPEGELYFPYSPILTLSGSFADAVVLETLVLSILNHDSAVASAAARMVTAAAGRPIIEMGSRRTHEQAAVAAARAAYLAGFEATSNLRASRLYGVPTTGTAAHAFTLLHDDERAAFASQVATLGANTTLLVDTYDIARGIELAVEVAGTQLGAIRIDSGDLGVTARHAREQLDALGARSTKIVVSGDLDEFAMAALAAAPVDAYGAGTAVVTGSGAPTANLVYKLVEVDGRPVAKRSEHKASVGGRKTARRAHKPTGTAIEEIVISGPAAEPGEGERLIQRPLLRGGEPVADLPTLADSREHLRAATVTLPWDGLKLSRGEPAIPTRLVP
- a CDS encoding M67 family metallopeptidase; translated protein: MLRIERATHDAIVAHARRDHPDEACGVVAGPEGSDRPVRFIPMLNAARSPTFYEFDSADLLQLYKELEANDEEPVVIYHSHTATEAYPSRTDIAYAQEPNAHYVLVSTRSEDETEFRSFRILDGEVTEEPVEVVEPDA
- a CDS encoding isochorismatase family protein, with translation MASAVIVVDVQNDFCEGGSLAVAGGTDVAVAISARLGEGGYDHAVATRDHHVDPGAHFAEAPDYVRSWPAHCVVGTAGAELHPALDTSQIEAIFDKGEYAAAYSGFEGSSDGTSLADWLRARDVDAVEVVGIATDHCVRATALDAARSGFATTVRLDLTAGVAAETVQRAQAELADAGVRLVGTPIVRA
- a CDS encoding DUF2017 family protein, producing the protein MKVSRGDGGIRVRLGAPEADTLASLVADLVSALHPDGLDTSDPVYRRLYPDGYQDNPEAADAFRSLTEQSLREERLGRAEQCLAELAAAGSGRGKLDVTLDQAAAERWLRVLNDMRLAIGTRIGITEDDDFDFRPDGPDAMPRAIYAYLTGVQDALVRAQLP
- a CDS encoding PLP-dependent cysteine synthase family protein; the encoded protein is MARYDSLLDALGNTPLVGLPHLSPAWEGAAPVRLWAKLEDRNPTGSIKDRAALAMIRAAEADGRLTPGCTILEPTSGNTGISLAMAAKLHGYGLVCVMPENTSIERRQLLEMFGARIIFSPAAGGSNQAVATAKQLAEQYPDWVMLYQYGNPANAQAHYEGTGPELLRDLPTLTHFVAGLGTTGTLMGTGRYLREKVPDVQIIAAEPRYGELVYGLRNIDEGFVPELYDDSVLTSRFSVTSYDALRRTRDLIEHEGIFAGISTGAILHAALSIADRVHARGERADVAFVVADGGWKYLSTGAYSGSLQEAAERLEGQLWA
- a CDS encoding MoaD family protein, whose protein sequence is MAIEVKIPTILRTYTKGEKAVSATGDTLSALIDDLDASYPGLKGRLITEDGGLHRFVNVYVNDEDVRFTGSLDTALKDGDAVTVLPAVAGG